The sequence below is a genomic window from Ostrinia nubilalis chromosome Z, ilOstNubi1.1, whole genome shotgun sequence.
ccatacttAATGTAAAGTTTTCAACGCCCGTTTAACTGTTTGTAATAAGCCCATCTTTTTTGTTTCCAGTCAGATTTCAAAACTTATCCTACTGTAATTCCAGGATTTAACTGCAGTGATTTTTAACCGATTAAGTCGATGCATATTCCCTGTTGGCTGAGATACATCTTATAATTAGTATGTTGTTGTCACCAATATACTCATACAATGCCAGTAATGCGATTGCAAACGATCAAGCCTACTGACATTAACACTGATAAACTTTTTCAGATAAAATCATCCTACAGAGATGCATTACGTTGGTGATAGATATCTCTTCATGCATTCCAGTTTACGCAAACGGCTtttattaagtctttttttCTGTATTGGACTGTTTTCCATATTATTCTTCAAGACAGGTAACTACACTCTTACTTCATAATATCTACCTCCCTTTTCAGGAAAAGTCTTACAAAGATCTCAATGCAATGGGTAATCAATTACCTACTCTTTAATTTCATTTGCGACGTGATATTTTCATGGTGGAATGTCATAAAAAGTCTTTCATAACTAACTTTACTACACGAATTCACACGTCTGTTTCATTACAGTTTCATACAGCCTTAAGGTGAACACTAACGTGAAACATTCTTTAGTAAGACAAGTAGATACAGGTGACAATATATTTCTATTACAAAGTCACCCCTATCACAAGTACATCAAAAGTCACATTGTTTAGCTTAAATTGCCGTCGTATGTGACAAAATCACATCAATCTTATCTATGGGATCTTATGTAGTTGGAGCAGGGGCGATATTGCAACAGAAATGTTTAGTCTGATACTGCTGTGGACTGCACAATACAATATTCGCGTGAAACGCGTTGAGTATTAACAATGTTCCtgacaatgatattatataaaaacaaaagcagatatgttataagcgctcgcgctgtgaatactcaaatacgtcccaattgggacgtctttagtttagtcttcgtgtggcctgcgtcgtgcgcaatcgcgtgcgtaccacaccgtaagttcctgttcttaccaaaataaataaaaaatgccatcgtgtgtgtttcgaaagtgtaccaattatgactctaaagtaaacaaaatacaagggatctcttaccacatgtgattatgcaaaattatttagtatttatattttcaattatttatgcaaacaatcaagacgccatgcgccatgttcaagttaagaaagagaaagcgatcttgttttgacgttagagcgataaggatgcgtgcgctgcggacatagattagttagtgcagaatcgttaaaactatagctatctctttcatttgcgtgctatttcgtatcttttgtttcacttatcagttacatttgtcaatgtgtgcaatttggaatagctcggcacggattcaaatcgtaatttctatgaacgtaacatatctatagttctttaatatcattggtTCCTGAGCTCAAAGCAGGTACGAACTGACCAAAGCTATTGTATCGTGCCCGGCCTAATTACGGCATTGTTCAGATGTATCAGTACAAATGCACATTTAAggccgattcacacatatcagtgaagtcacagttcaggcacagtgcgaaatattctttcataggcggttatcacactgcgccgcgctccgccgcggaacgcggggcgacagatttaattattgtatgcaagtacctcagtttgtatagaaaacacacgtggcacttcacactgacaacgcgtccgcgcgcgtgattttttatatgaaaatcacgcgctccgcggcggagcgcggcgcagtgtgataaccgccatacagtttctatgaacgcatccccacttgtcagtgtcagtgacgacacagtgctctcagtgtcagtgccgacaccggcaatcacggacgtattcgttgacgacgatattttttgtCGGATCACGGATGCCGCCCcggcatcaaaaacaaaataacttaggtaggtacttcatagtttctgaacaagaatattaaaacaactctctgacattttaaaatattcaaaatatttcactgacgcAACACTGTAGCACTGGTATTgaactgagcggacactgtgacggaactgtggcttcaTCGATATGTGTGAATTGAGCTTAACGAACCAGCCATATTCAGCTGTACGGATACTACGAATAGTTTTGTTTGGTTACTACATTCTACGGAAAATACAGCGTACGCCTTAATATTTGACCAGTCATAGGttcattttattataacaaaacaTAGTGTCATATAAAAGTAGGGATATTATGCTTTTTTCAGTACAAGTTCTAGAAAGCCGCGAAGAAATTAATAGAATTCAATTTCTATACGAATCTTGTCAAGaaaaactaaaaactgttaaggtatctaataaagaaaatattaatcttATGAATATTCATCTGAATTAAATagatattttgataataattgaCAGCATAGGATTTATATTTTGCCAAATTAAACTTATATTAATAATGTGTTTTCTTATAGGATGATCGTAAATTGCCACCACCGAGCAATCAATTggaacaatttttaaaattacagaAGCCATTGCCCGCTAATGTATTACAACAACTGAATAAAATGAATGGTaagtaaagtaggtacatacacgtactaactaaaataataagttaccaTAACCTTAACCTAAGCCTTATAGGTATTGAAGCATATTGAAGTCATGATTTTGTCACAGGGAGATAGCTAACATTTTTGCCTAACCAATTCAGAAAAGTATACGAAAAGTCCtttctaaaaatactttttactagGTACTTATTGATTTTTGGCTACGGATTCCTACTAAACGTCAGCATCAAACCGTGGTCAAACGTACCTCGACGTCTAACATTTCTATAGTAAGCATTGTTGTGACGTGGCCTACGGCGTGACGCTGCACGTGTTCTACACATGGCTTATGGCGTTTATACGAGACCATAGCCTAAAATAGTTTCTAAAAATACGTTTTACAACTTTTCATTTGGGGTTTCTTGGTGGGAAAACATCATGAATGtcagttttgtttaattttctgtGATAATTTTTACATGtgtattaggtaggtaggtgtttttattattatttaggcagttaaatactgcacagtatttagtataccattttctttatttttttccatcatacacaagaatacgcgtgcgtgtcaatgctcgctcgtatgtgaggccttgtcgaatagtatcctatAGGGGACCATATCGTGCGtatttgttttcgatgtaaactcgcggagatggaCAGGCCTgattttactttaataattataaatttgaTACGAGCTCGATACGCAAAccgcataaataaaaaaaaccttttagtTTCTTAGCAGCAGTTTCGTTTTGCAGGTTCTATAGCCGCTACAGGGTTTAAAAATCTGGAGCCTCTGCCGTCAACTAACTTTATCCTGCCGCATCTCCAGGCGAATATCGATGGACTTAAGCCGGCATACTACGTGAATAGGAAAATGCCTGGGACTTTGGTGGACATTGTGATTGGACTTACCACTGCAAAACGGGAGAAAGGATATTATCTGAATAACACATTGCAGGTAAAAATTTGGTAATCGTGTTAATCTGCCCTGGAGCAGTTCACGTAATTTGCCCTGTCTTAAAatgtcttcatcatcatcatttcagccatatgacgtccactgctgaacataggccccccAACGATTACCATAATGGCCtgcagcgcctttctgctaccttgaGGTTGTCGGTCCGCCAACAATACTTAACAACAGAAAATTCTGTTTCCATCGGGAATCAAACCTGAGACCTTATCACTAGATAGATATTACAATTTGTAGTTAAATATCTTCACACCTCTTATGAATTTCACTCGTATTTAGAAGGCTATGACAACTTTGCATAACATTTGGcattgtacacaaaattacaaactttcCGTACACATAAGTATTTAGTTTTCTGCTACGTTCGCAAATGTTTCAAAGCGTCGCGTGTTGCACTTAATTTGTAACTACGAGTAGTTGCGAGGTGCAGAGCTTTGGGTTTCCAAAACAATGGTGTTTAGTGAGTAGTACTTCACAAACGTAACAATATATTTGAAATATTCGTACTCAGACTGAGTTAGTGCCTGagatatgggagcggcacgggaggggtgacattgacataattatgacgtgacagagcatacaaatctgaagtgtCACTGACAAAACCCCCTCCTATGCCACTCCCATAACTTAGGCACTGACCGAGTTATGCGTTAAACCTACAGGGTGgctgaaatcgttggcatccttttaaaataagactctactcatgatacatacatagtacatttcCCAAATATGAGTCATATcaaatgaattaaaatttcaatattattatttgaaatcttgtacagacgacagcacattaatcttcacactgtggcatcttatttcaatgtattgttattttgcaacaaaatgtatagacAATGTATAggatgatgtgctgttgactgtacaatagcacactaatacaaatacatattttatatagtcaggcctgttcatctccgcgagtttacatcgaaaacaaaacacgcacgatggcccacctacaggagactattcgacaaggcctcacatacgagcgaacattgactcacgcacgcgtattcttgtgtatgatggaagaaaataaagaaaatggtgtactaaatactgtgcagtatttaactgcctaaataataataaaaacacagaatatacttttttaagttgcctcaagacactgagaggtaaataagtagttaatattattcattataattcatgctaaatcatgtatttcctccgccattttccgcagtttggcacctcacgtcacatcattttaccgaagtcagccctattgcttcggcgcagtgccgatcactgacgtttgtcaacaaaatggtgcttgactcttgagataagctaaattacaccatattgttaatgacattgagcatacgtttttttaaataccttcgcgaagtaaaacttctgtacgtagtacttattattattctgtgatatagttaaaataatgacaaaaaatctcattggatttgtctcatatttggggaatgcacTATGTGTCATGAGTAGTCTtatattaaaaggatgccaacgatttcaaagtcacccgTATAATACCCGCTAAGTACTTCTAATTTCAGGATCTAGTGAATGGAGTCGTGGATGATATAACAACAATACTTATAATCGTAATGATTGCTGAAACCGACTTGAAATTCGTACTAGATACAGCTTGggccattgaaaaacagttagtttatttattgattaattCTTTATACAGTAACAAATCTATCAATTTGATCGTGACTTAGGTACACATATCAATATCAGTATCACCTTTGTTTGAAAACGCAAAACTGAACACTAATGTAGTTTTAATAAGTGTgactttgcaataaaaatacgcTGGATATGTAGACTGTACTTATATTATTTGATGTGGGTACGTAAAAGTTCTGCAGCAGCCCATAAACTCCCTTTTCGTACCCCATCGCCAGGTATTTTACGCGTCCGCCCGCTAAGTTTATGTGTGACGTGTTCGTTGTGGGACTTACATCGCAAAATGTAtacgtatacagggtgacagggatACTCGACCTATTTCTTGAAAGGGGTGATACTAGAGATCGTTAGCAACAAACTATGTGAAGCCAAAAAAAAccttacaaataataaaattttaatgtatttttactgtgtatttttttaaaaataatcagaaATGTATGAATTCAATGTTAAGGCTGGAGTAGTTTACTCTTAATTTTACAGTAAAGGACAAGAGCCAAAAGTTAAATAACGAAGGTAGACCACAACTGCTGAAAAACGTTAACTACTGCATGGTTCTACGTATTAATGAGGgtacatcaagcttaacactggGCTAAATCTTAAGTAAttgtttaggtatttatttatgctactttacaacaaaaatgaagTCTACTACGGTAATTGTTTACTGTATGCATGCAGTTATTTATAAACGTTTCAAAATGGCAACACTGTCTTTGTAGGATGTCAACGCAGATGATTTTTAGGTATCCCCATAAGATTTCAAACGACTCCTTGACATAATTTCGCAGCGTGGTTAGTTTCTTTCGCTGAGAGAAAAAAAGAGAAGAAATGTTTTATTGATAACCGATGAAGGACTGTGTCAGTTTTCATTAATAGAccttataaaatatgtagtccTTATCAGACTGcttctgatatttttttaaacaattctaGATTTCCCAGCGAAGTTCAATGTGGAATGATTCAAATCATAGCACCTTCTTCGTCTTATTATCCCGATATGAAATCCATTCCACCAACTCTAGGAGACTCGAAACAGCGTACTCGGTGGAGAGCGAAGCAAGTTCTGGACCGAGTATTCATCATGGCCTACGGTTTGAACAAGGGCAGTTTCTATTTGATGATGGAAGATGATGTTGTGGCTAGGAAGACGTACGTCAAGGTAAGTTTTAGATTTGTACTTTTATTGGCCGTATTGTTTTAAAACTTTATGTTACACCGTAACTTCAGTACGTCTTCGGCATTTGGGGTATTCGTGGGCACACCTGGATGCGGGGAGCGTAGTAGAAATTCTTGGGGAAAAccttttggacgtcatttggctagaACGAACGAGCGTGTGCAAAAGATTTGTAAGGTTACCTAAATCACATAACACTATTTTTGTCATACATTGCGTATTTCTAAAGAAGAGTAAATAACGACAATATTCTCCATAAGAATTTCGTTTTTTAGGCTTCAGTTATATTAAAACGTTATCATAAGTAGACGTAGATACTTAGGAAGGTATTTACTTTTTAGGGACCCTGTCACAATCTATTCACTGTATTTTCAGGGCGTCAAGTCGTATATCTCGTTTTGTACGAAAAACCACCCGGACTGGCTTGTCATAGAATTCTCCCACTATTTCGGGAGTCTCGGAAAACTATTCAGATCCACAGATGTCGGGCATTTCATTATTTATCTGCAACTGTTCTACTATAATATGCCTCTTGACTTCCTCCTTGAAAACTACCTGGAAGACAAGGCCTGCGGCAGATTGAAGAATACGGTGAGAATAATTtgcatttaaaacttttaaaagttcCCAGTTGATTTTAACTCGATTGGTGCTGCATTAGAAGTTGCCGACTTGGTTTTGctcttttttacaaaatgttatCACCTGTAGCACAGTTTGTTATTAAGTTAACAGTTAGCTGACGGCGTTTCCATCTCTAAAATATACCATAAGAATTTTTGTCttgatttatttacattatgacTTGAAATCTGCTGAGCGGATTTTATTTCATCTCCGTCTGAAATTCCGGAGTACGATTTTTGAAAGTTATCAATTTTTGAATGCCCAGACAGTGATGTACATTTTTTAAAAGTCCAGTTAGATTACCGCTAAATGTATACGAGTAAACTCACGGCCGTATtctcaaacgatgcttgcttaagtgaagcagcaaatagaacgcacagcgttgaatagagctctgtgattggttcgtgtgtcaccctgcaGGGTgccctgtacgtccacgcgcactgtgagacctcatagtaatgtttgtgaatacgggcgtaagtacatatttatttatacacaaGGTTTCAAATTgacaaaataagaaaaataatgttCAGTTTTTTATGAGATATCATTATTGTTTGGGGATATTGAAAAAATACCATCGACCTTTTAATCCTTTTTTGAGTTCgctgatatttttcacaaaacacTTTTTATATGGCACGTCAACTAAACCAATTAGTTAACACGAGCACCACGCTGCACTCGATTCTGTCGAGCGAGTTAACTTACGTAATATCGTAAATACGAGTTTTACTCGATTTTAACGATCATCGTTTTTTGCCGCTGTTAGTAGTTTTATCGATCATAGAATTACTTATACTGCAATTATATCGATAAAAAGAACAGCTgactttgtaatttattttaacaatgattttaattaaagagAGTAATTAAAGATCAAGCTAATCTCTTAATAGCTGAGGGACTGACACCGAATACTATCGAGTCACAACTACGATAGTCGAAAATCGAGTAAATGTGTAGGTAGGCGCGTTTAAGTAAATAAACTCGTCTAAACGAGGTCAATGTTTGCGGTGAAATCGACTGTTTTCATTCAACTGTCCGTTGGTCAACTCTAAGaatttgtatatttatttaaaggttATTGCACAAAGTACTTACTACAGCACACTGTAACATCTTATGTAATTTGACTTGACTATTTATGGACTAATACGTACTACAGACTAAAACATACATCTATGATTTTATTTGGatttaggggaaagtagtacgagatgatccccttaagcgggaatcgctgtaaaatacatatttttcaaggtaaaccaaaaataaaaacgattactactagtatattcatctatccaactttccttatactcaaaaccagaaattaattgaggtttcattaaaatatttaattttttgcaaaaccttacaaagtgatcatcttgtacacccctgtgggtaagatgatcccccaggtaggggtaagatgatccctatgattctgttctatgatctattattttctggttatattcctttcggagtacctaattatgcgaacaaatcgttaaaaagttagaaaagaaaaacatttacgaattaaataacgaaaataactgattctttcttagtacctgctaaaaagcgtctaaataattgaaacgctttttggctggagctgtgttgaatatatcacaaataaattcacctgcttcatcaccctctaccccagcacatgctttatggccccattttacacatgcataacattttatccatccttcacccttggtatcgcttgaaaacttttctgttcagcacagccactcagtatcatctccttcagactcaggtgagttatatgaagttctctttcttttatttcacttccctttacctactccattgacttttttgttttaattcccagggatcatctcgtacatataggaagggatcatcttgacccaagtcccactttttgttaaatatttgctaaaataatctacaagtacgcggctacgtttttatggccaaaatattaaaattaaacataatagaaagcctaacgacaacagtaattacatttaagattgtttgaataaaagtaacataagctcaaagtcatgcctattttagatcagaagcacacaatttttcttttttctcgtcaaattcgaggtatcgctcacgccaccattacgatttgactgaggcgaggatgtgtccagagctatgttttaccagtgaaagaaactaaatgacgttagtggtttcagcacaatcgcgaaagatcatcttaccccaggggatcaactcgtactactttcccctattaatatttattgtgtGTGTGAGTGCATGTAATAGAGGGAATTACTGGAAACTCTTACCTGATTCTGAAATGTATTTCACTGATAAAAAGCCAAATGGTAGCCGAATGTTATTGGATCCGTTAGTTTTTATCCTGAAAATACGAAGATACCCCCTAGTGAATTAGGAAGAGTGACAAAACAAAGACTATGCATTTGGTGCTCAGGGGAAAGGCTTGTTCGCTTCGAGCCACTGATCCGATTTCGAATTATTTTCTCCACATAAAGCTTCACTATTTACGGTCAAAGGCTACCTTATTCTTTTATCTGAAAAATTCAGTTCCCGAAGAATTTTCTACAATATTTCTTTGACGACCACAAATGCACCGACAAAAGGATTGTCATGAATCTTATTCGTAGAAACTTAAAAGGAAATATTTCTGTATTTTCAAAACTTTCAACGAGCGATTTTACTAAGAAGCCTTTGAAATACATTAAATatcgtcagtggaaaggaaaaaagactaaagcgccaaaaccgtacttgtgggaaatgaggatcaaagtttttttttcacgaaaaaaattcgtatcttttttgatattaatgttaaacagtacttttaaaatgcaatcgtgttcttgattttttgcctatattttaataaaaacaccaggtttgtagctcttttagatcgtaaaataggtgtcgctttagaaaaaatgctatgaaaattcatgaaatgttagtcagggtaaaactgctaacctccatttataatcaaatatccagcgaccaataagtgctaaattatttaaacaaagtTTTTGATAAAACAGAAAAAATACTTAGCGAGATACAGCTTAATAAGTGAGTCGAAGATAAATTACTAAACTACAAAATAAGATAGTCGCATGCGCCAGCGAAAAAATGCGTAAGAAGCGATTTATCCATGGAGCCTACATGAATATTTGCTTACTTGCGGAGACCCTATAGAACGAATGTAAACAAATGTTACTAAACTCTTACTACATAAAACGTTTTAAGCAAAAGTAATGCTTAATGattaaataggtattatgttttatgACGGAAAAATGCTTAATTATCCTAACATCATAAATAATTGATTGTCATTACTTCTAACCGGGTACGGGTTAGTGGTAGGTAATTactaaatttttaaatatagttGTTGTGGGTGGCAACACTGGGTTGCACATGTATCAATCGTACCAACCGTAAAATAAACAGTTGACTACCAAACTCATGTCTTTAATTACAACATGGTGACAGCGGTGTTAAAGAAAAAGAATTTATCAGTGTGGATCATAAAAcctttcaaattgaaaatcttTTGTGTCGTGCAGTCGAGTACTAATTATGGAACACGCTCGGCCACCGCCAGAATTGAGTTTGGAGGGCAGCTCCGTCGGCCGGGCCGACGCGTGGAAACGGTGGAAGACGCAGTTTTTACTGTTTCTGAAGGCATCAGGGGTGCACAAGGAAGATGATGGGGTACCGGCGAGTTTGCTCATCAACTTGGTCGGACCAGAAGGGTTCGACGTATATGAGACTTTTACGTTTGAGAAAAATTCGGACAAGGACGACGTCGCCATCTTGATAAAAAAGTTTGATGATTATTTCGGTGTGAAGCCAAACATAACGTTATCGAGATACAATTTCTTTACAAGAAGTCAAGAAACCGGCGAGTCCATCAATCAATACGTCACTGCATTGAAGTTATTGGCAAAAACTTGTGGATTTCAATCTTTGGAAACTGAACTGATACGTGACCGTATAGTGTGTGGTATAAAAAATACGGTTGTTCGTGATCGCTTGTTGC
It includes:
- the LOC135086782 gene encoding alpha-1,3-mannosyl-glycoprotein 4-beta-N-acetylglucosaminyltransferase A-like isoform X2 translates to MHYVGDRYLFMHSSLRKRLLLSLFFCIGLFSILFFKTVQVLESREEINRIQFLYESCQEKLKTVKDDRKLPPPSNQLEQFLKLQKPLPANVLQQLNKMNGSIAATGFKNLEPLPSTNFILPHLQANIDGLKPAYYVNRKMPGTLVDIVIGLTTAKREKGYYLNNTLQDLVNGVVDDITTILIIVMIAETDLKFVLDTAWAIEKQFPSEVQCGMIQIIAPSSSYYPDMKSIPPTLGDSKQRTRWRAKQVLDRVFIMAYGLNKGSFYLMMEDDVVARKTYVKGVKSYISFCTKNHPDWLVIEFSHYFGSLGKLFRSTDVGHFIIYLQLFYYNMPLDFLLENYLEDKACGRLKNTEASAFAGSAFFPHKNPPLKRVYCDILEVPFHTAKMAYNGEYLFLGVNPKPGDTIEYWFAKPTVLKSFVFQSGNYQNTKDLLKKADVEVLPLGGLMYNFTKVGSFDEFGYVKGDLARFGPLEAIRLKVIDYGPTDTGRVVISEIMLVPLDDKDFV
- the LOC135086782 gene encoding alpha-1,3-mannosyl-glycoprotein 4-beta-N-acetylglucosaminyltransferase A-like isoform X3; the protein is MNGSIAATGFKNLEPLPSTNFILPHLQANIDGLKPAYYVNRKMPGTLVDIVIGLTTAKREKGYYLNNTLQDLVNGVVDDITTILIIVMIAETDLKFVLDTAWAIEKQFPSEVQCGMIQIIAPSSSYYPDMKSIPPTLGDSKQRTRWRAKQVLDRVFIMAYGLNKGSFYLMMEDDVVARKTYVKGVKSYISFCTKNHPDWLVIEFSHYFGSLGKLFRSTDVGHFIIYLQLFYYNMPLDFLLENYLEDKACGRLKNTESCFISVNKIRLKYPVSLFLHVGLYSSLPGKIMKVEEASAFAGSAFFPHKNPPLKRVYCDILEVPFHTAKMAYNGEYLFLGVNPKPGDTIEYWFAKPTVLKSFVFQSGNYQNTKDLLKKADVEVLPLGGLMYNFTKVGSFDEFGYVKGDLARFGPLEAIRLKVIDYGPTDTGRVVISEIMLVPLDDKDFV
- the LOC135086782 gene encoding alpha-1,3-mannosyl-glycoprotein 4-beta-N-acetylglucosaminyltransferase A-like isoform X1 encodes the protein MHYVGDRYLFMHSSLRKRLLLSLFFCIGLFSILFFKTVQVLESREEINRIQFLYESCQEKLKTVKDDRKLPPPSNQLEQFLKLQKPLPANVLQQLNKMNGSIAATGFKNLEPLPSTNFILPHLQANIDGLKPAYYVNRKMPGTLVDIVIGLTTAKREKGYYLNNTLQDLVNGVVDDITTILIIVMIAETDLKFVLDTAWAIEKQFPSEVQCGMIQIIAPSSSYYPDMKSIPPTLGDSKQRTRWRAKQVLDRVFIMAYGLNKGSFYLMMEDDVVARKTYVKGVKSYISFCTKNHPDWLVIEFSHYFGSLGKLFRSTDVGHFIIYLQLFYYNMPLDFLLENYLEDKACGRLKNTESCFISVNKIRLKYPVSLFLHVGLYSSLPGKIMKVEEASAFAGSAFFPHKNPPLKRVYCDILEVPFHTAKMAYNGEYLFLGVNPKPGDTIEYWFAKPTVLKSFVFQSGNYQNTKDLLKKADVEVLPLGGLMYNFTKVGSFDEFGYVKGDLARFGPLEAIRLKVIDYGPTDTGRVVISEIMLVPLDDKDFV